Part of the Haliotis asinina isolate JCU_RB_2024 chromosome 8, JCU_Hal_asi_v2, whole genome shotgun sequence genome is shown below.
tcgactctcacgtgggtacaatgtgtgaagtccagttCTGTTGTCAGTCTTcttgctattgctggaatattaccaaaagctcactcactcactctcactcactcactcactcactcactcactcactcactcactcactcactcactcactcactcactcactcactcactcactcactcactcactcactcactcactcactcactcactcactcactcactcacagtactGACACAGTTATTTTGATTTTTCTGTCCAGCTATACATATAAGTTCaagttgtgtgtgtttgaaatGAGGTGTAATCAAGAATTCTTAAACACAGTACAGACTTGTCGAGTATTACACGCACAATTCTAGAACGTGTTTGTAGTGTCCACAGAGAAAAAAAAATTCTCTGTGATATCACTTCACATCAAGACAATGGTTGTGTCAATAGGATGTCCGTCCTTGGGCTTTTTTGGAAGGTTGACCACTGCTGGTGGTGAATATTATTGCCACAGATTTCTTTGCTATTGCTAATGATTTACTCCAGAATTACTACAACGTGATTCTCATATGACAGAAACTTCAGATACAACACAAAAGGAACAGTCCAATAGCATAGTTTGTGTTGCTTACAAATAATGCTATAAAAATTACAAAtatcaaaaataattatttacaacTTCAGAAATACTGCATATCCAAACCCAGAGGACGACGTTCCAAATTGTGCTTCCACAGTTGTTAAAGAAATTAATACAATAACCTGTGTCGTGTTTTTGATGTTTATTTCAACTTCATCCATGGATTGATATCACCACCATGAACCTTGTTTATGATATACCTGACATAAATAGATGGTACGTGGTTtaagagaaagttttcaaacaaACGAATGTTATAGCAATTGCTTCACTACATGATATAAGACCCGTGAAgctcccgggatagaataggccttcagcaacccatgcttgccatattatgcttgtcgtaagaggcgactaacgagatcgggttgtcaggctcgctgacttggtagacacatgtcatcggttcccgattgcgcagatcgatgttcatgttgttgatcactgcattgtctggtccagactcgattatttacagaccgccgccatatagctggaatagtgctgagtgtagcgtaaaactcaactcactcactcactcactcacatgttatAACATGTataaagtgcccattaagcactAGGGTAAaaatgacctcaccacgttTAAGTTTATTTCTGACCATAAAATgatagggtgttcccatactttttgtttgcagTATATATAAGTATGCAACGAAAGTGAACTTAAAACAGACGTAAGTGAAAAAGGATGGAAATCCTATCAAAGGAGTACATTTCGAGATATGTTTCTTTTGTGCATAGAATCTTGCCAACAACCCTTCTTTTGTTTAAGATGGGATATTTAGAGAGTAAGTTATATTTTGTAAAAAATCACCAGAAAGTGGGATTCATTTCTTTTACGATTGTCCAAAATCTAGAATCATATAGATTCAGCTTATCTCTTGGACAAGAACAAAAAAAGATACGCATTGAATATCGATAAGAAGAAAATCATATTTGTTTCTTGATGTCCGTAATCTCCTGATATCAATTGTCAAATGTGTTTCTAAAATacgaatacatacatgtaagcCAGCTTTCGATGATCAGGCAGGAAATAAGGAAAGTTTACAATGTAGAGCGAGTACTTGTAATTTTACCAGATATGCTGGATTCTGGTCACCACATAAGCCAAGCTTCTCCTTCTTACGAAATTGGGAACACAGGTTATATCTGATATACTCGAACAATATATATGGCACGTACCGTTTGGCTGGGGTTTTATGATGTTGTAGGGTGCCTCTCATGTGACCTTAAATCTGAAAGGACAACGGTAAATCACTGACATCCATGTCCATCCTCCGAACTCAAGGTCAGTCTTCACAGGCGACGATGCTAGGTCAATTATGCTCGAGCTGTTGGTGATTTCATACTTCTAGTAACTCTATTTTGGTAGTCCAGGTGTCCAGGTGTCCAGGTGTCCAGATGAAGATCCCATAGAGCATGTCTGGGACATTTTTGTCCTCATCATATGCCAGAGTGATCCTCCAGTACGTATACGTGACGTATTCGAACAAGCCCATCAACGAGAACGGATgttattttaataaaatatggcGGGGTTTACGTCATATGTTCATGTTGTAATCGGTTACTggttcgtttgttgtttaacaccagcaatattccagctatatggtggtgccctgtaaacaatcgaatctggaccagacaatctagtgatcagcagATTGAACATCGATAGGGAAACGATGACACTTGTCacgcaagtcagcgagcctgaccacccgatcccgtttgtagCCTCTTTCGTCTTTATTCGCCAATTCTGACCCCAATCTTCTCAGGTCTGATATTTATGTGATTTCTTGATAATTGTTTGGCTTGAGCATGAGTAGGTTCTCCAAGAAAACTACGTTTTGAGACCTCTCTGTCTTTTAATAATTATTCCATGATGGCCAGTTATTGCGGTTTGAGTAGTTGTTATATTTAGTGGTAATATATCGACCCTATATAAAGTATGTGGGGTTGCGATATGTTTTGTAACTGAAAAAATACCCTCTATCCATACAAAGTAGACTAATTTCTATCAGCATGAGTTGATCAAAAAGTCTGAGAAACTAACAGGCAGTGTTCCCCTTTGGCTAAAGGTCCCAATTTGGACCTATCTCTCTTAGAATATTATCTATATATAAATATCTATATACTTATCGATAACAACTATCAGCGTTTGGGAAAACAGTACAGGTTAAATATAGTGTCCATGTCAGTCCTTACATAACACCAGTATTTgttcaaatgtaacataaaaaCACGTTTAAACCAAATTTAAAAACCTCTAGGTCATATAACAGCCATTAATTCCTGCTAGACGTTAGAACCTGGCCTATTAATGACAATGGGGGCAGCGTTTGGCTATAGTAAAATACTGTCCATCTTGCATGAGTTGTCTCAAACAGCTGAAAGCGAAAAAACCCGTAAATTTGGGATTACTAAAATAGGAAAAATAAATTTGCTTCCGTCAAACGGTTATTGAATATTCCGGTAAACTGTATGTACATTTAATAGACTATAGGTTGTGAAAAACGACTGCTTTCCAGGTGGCTATCTGTTTTTTTTGTCACAGgatgtatgtatatctatatcACGACAAGATCTGACCCTTCACACAGCCTCAACATCATGCTTGGACATTGTCTCTCTTTTCTTCTGGCGTTCATTGCGGCCACAGTTGCCGACCCACATTACATCGTCGACTCAAGTAGGATTGCCttaatattttattacaattACGATAAATGTGTATGAGAAGAATATTAAGACATTAATGACGCACTCTATGGCGATATTCAAGTAGGtatacagagttgcgtcccttggctGTGTCCGGGTCGACTTTTCTTGTTGCAAgaggtgaagatccgggttagaattgatcttcagagaCCCATGCTTTTCGTTAGAgacgatcgggtggtcaggctctatgacttggttgacaaatgtcatcgtatcccaagcgcgcagattgatgctcatgttactgatcactagattgtctggtgcagacacgccatatgcctgaaatattgctgcgtgAGACGTCAAACAGCAATCAATCCACAGGTTATCTACTCGATAGATGTATGTAATCGTATCCCAATAGATCGATTCATGATGTCAATAACTGGATTCTCATGTCCAGGCACAATTATTTTCACACAGTTGGCTTACTACTGAGTGGGTCGCTAAAAActaccaaaccaaaccaaaacacatGCTTGATCCCTTCCTACCAGCATTAGTCTTGTAGCACTAAGACTTACAACTGCCCCTTACTCCGCGTTTTAAGGGGCTACAATTTGTCgatatttattttaaatatcTTTCATCCCCAGAATGCCCCGACAAGCCAGCCGACATTGTATTTGTCGTGGATGGATCCGGTAGTCTGGGAAAGACAGACTTCAAGAAGGAATTAAATTTCGTAAGTAACTTCACCGAAAACTTCAACATCGGCCCGTCGGCTGTCCAGATCAGTTTTGTGCAATTCGCCACATCCGTTCGTAACGAATTTTCCTTGAAGGACGGTCAGTCTTCAGCGAACCTCGTCAGTAGTATCAACAACATCAAATGGCTCAATGGCGAAACGTACACCGGAGACGCATTGAACTACGTTGACAGGAACAGCTTCCAGAAGGGAAACGGCGGTCGTGACCACGTTGCCAAAGTCGTGATTGTGTTGACTGACGGAGAATCAAATCATCCTAATGAAACAGCAATGGCAGCGAAACAGCTTCATAACAACCACATAAACGTTGTGGCTATCGGCATCGGCAACGAGGTCAACAAAGACGAGCTCAACGCCATCGCCAGCAACAGCAAGCATGTGTTCACTGTGCCCGACTTCGACGCTCTGCACACCATacacaatgacatcacagatACCACCTGCAAGCGTAAGCCGCAATTACgacatgtaataaacacaaTGTAATCAACAGAACATATCTTAAAAGTCAGCCCCTATGTTACTGGTAAGGTAAACTGTGCAACCAAATCATACATGTTCTTGACTGACAGTCTCTTGGTAAGGACACATTCGGTTTGCAAACCTTTGCATGGGTGAAAGACGGTTAAATGAATGTGATATTTTATGTATCGTTATGCGATATATAGTTTCTTTTGGACATTAGATTAGATACAATCAAATCGGACGCATGTTTAGAAGGAAGTAAACTCTGTCTACATCCTTTTCACTCTCGTGCTAGATTCATGTATCTCAGCTTTAGTGCTAAACACTGGATTCAGCAGATTCCCTGTGgatttgtttcagtgtgtgaTTCCACACCAATGGACCTGGCTTTCCTCTTGGATGGCTCGGGCAGTGAGGGTAACAAGGACTTCGGGTATCAGAAGTATTTTGCCAAACTCGTAGCCGGAGAACTTCGTATCGGTAACAATGCAACCAGGATTGCAATGGCAACCTTCTCCACAGGAGCAAACAAAAACTTCGACTTCAAGAACGGAATGTCTATAACCGAAGTGAATCATAACATAGACAAAGCTCACTATCCAAATGGAGAGTCGTACACCCACCTTGGTCTGCAGTACCTCCACGACCATACCTTCTCCCAAAGGAATGCAAGGTATGGTACAAAGCATATAGCTGTAGTTCTGACCGACGGAAGATCCAATGAAGAAGATCTGACCAAGCAGCAAGCACAACGTCTTAAGGACAGCGGTGTCCTGGTGATTGCCGTGGGCATCGGGGCTGGCGTACAGATGTCGGAACTGAAGAATATTGCCTCTGGAGACAAGTATATCGTGACAGTTGATGAGCCTAAAGACCTTGACAAGATTCACGACAAGGTGGTCGACATCCTTTGTGAATGTGAgtagcatgtggatgttttaatgtttaacaGTCACCCAAAACTCCTTATGCCAAACTTCATTTACTCCGGGGGAGATCGGATAACCTAGGGGTTAGAGACCCGGGTTCCAGACCCGTACTCTcccattgtgtttgtttgtttgtttgtctgtctgtctgtctgtctgttgtgtAAAGTTTTGGTCACCACTATTCTATCTGTATGAGGCAGCCTCTAAAAGTCGTGTCTTGATGAAAtaacccagtgattgatagaGTGGTTAACGGTTCACGCCGTCGAGATGGCGTTTAGACATAATCCAACGAGTGGTCAATCCTGACCAACAATCCATTCTCAGGCCCACCCTCGTTTGCTGAGGAGCTTTTCATACTCGGTATCCAGGGGGTGGCATAAGCTTTAAGATACATCCAACCTCCTATACCTTTCACGCACTGATTGCGTAAGGAGTGTTAGTTTTTCATCtattttgatgttttatgtTGTCTATATCCTCGTTTTATGTTTAAGAAACATTCGAGTTTTTCTCGAAAATTGCAAACACAACTACAGTAATATTTATCTTTGGTTTTAAAGATCTTTGTCTTGAAAACAAGCCAATACATCAGTACTTTAATCTACGGATGCGAATAacccaatgcttgtcgtaagatgcgactaaatAGATGGGGTGTttaggctcgctgatttggttgacacatgtcatcgtatcccagttgtgtagaagGATGCTCATGCCGTCATGGAGATGGGcagttgctgagtgcggcgtaaaactacacacaaTCAGTAAATACCGCCGACCGCCGACGTACGATGGCGAAAAAAATATTATCCACTGAATATTATCTTTCTCTTCATCTCAGCGGATTTTTTTTCACGAAAACACAGCTTTCAACAGAAGTACAGTTGAAGCAAAATGATCCAAAACGGCTTTCAGTGCTAAGTCCAACATGCATGATAAACGAAATATATGATGACACAGATTTATGACGTTCATTTACAATAAGTTCACATGAACTTAATTCCATATGCTTGCTTAAAATGTTCTCTCTGGATTTGAACAAAGGGCCATTTCTTGGCGTTTGCACCTTGAACACATTAGTTATACTATTGTATGTATTTCCATGTGCCGTTTCATTCTActgtgtgtatattttcttttcagCACATACTGTCTTCCTTACAAGTAAGTCTTAAAACTTTCATTCGCTGATCATCGGCGATCAGTTCAAACAATTGCTTTTTGTCTTTTTCGTTCACGTGGACCTGATAATGCTATTGTTTGTAATTTTGTAAATTATGGCACCCCTTCACTTTAGAAATAACCATTGCATCAAATCCACGAGGGTAAATGTCTGTTGATGTCTCACTGACGTGAATAAAACATTACGAAACAAATCAAAACCGGAGACATTAACAATCTAGGTCCCCTTATCTATCATGCATACACAATGGGAGACAACAGAGAATAGGTACGATCATTCTAAAAATTCCATGTCATATATATGCTACTGATATTTTTCACTGCGGGTATAAGATAATCTATGCAGGTAGATACGTAAATACTATGatattgttttgagaaattgCTTCCTCTTTTCGTTCACGCTTGCACACCCGTTTGGAATACGTATATTAAATATAGTATGCATATGGAATaaagatttagatttagatttagGTTGACGATGATGttaatggtggtggtggtgatgatgatgatgatgatgatgatgatgatgaatgtcTCCGCCATCTAAAAATGCCGTGTTATGGATTTTGTTCAGTGGAAATAGAAACATATAACAAACTGTTCAGTGCTCTAAAGAAAACTGAGGCAACGTGTCCGAAAGGTTTCCGGGTGGGACGTATTAGGGGTTACCAGTGGGTATAAATCCGGAGAGCTCCCGGAAAACTGAAATCTGACTTTTCCTTCTGTGATATCGTGATTACATCAGCCGTAAAGTATTGCTTACTATACTATATTTTGAACCGTTGCAGCCGTCACTACGACGACAAGCACGACACTGTTACCGACCACAACGACGCCCGAGCCGAGAAAAGGTTGGTCACATTATCTAGAGTACCATAACCTACCACTACATATTGATAACAGAACCTGCTTTGAAAGTATGTAATgctggtgttgtttttacgaaaGGTGTCGCGTGTCTGTACAGGTCTTCATACCATTTCGGTTTTATCAATGTCAACTTTCAGGTCTCtataatttcaaagtttgtcttGACATAAGGGTTTCAAAAACAGGTGTGCATGAGATCATGCATGCATACAGGTAATAATGCATGCAATCATGCATCAGGTAATAACATGACAAATGAGTATATTCATATTCGGAAGGCACCGATGGGTAAGTGAAGATACTTGTTCggattgatcttcaacaacctatATACCTGGTTGGCTGGctggttgtttaacaccgcacgcAGCATTTCCCATTGatgtggaggcggtctgtaaataatcccgtctggaccagacagtccagtgataaaTAGCATTACCATTGCTCTACGCATGCCATGACACTGTcgacgaagtcagcgagcctgacctcccgattcAGCTAGTCGCGTTTTATGACAtgtattggttactgaagatcaattctaaccgatcttcacgggtttcatatagctgaaacattccTAAGTGGGA
Proteins encoded:
- the LOC137293753 gene encoding collagen alpha-6(VI) chain-like; this encodes MAAKQLHNNHINVVAIGIGNEVNKDELNAIASNSKHVFTVPDFDALHTIHNDITDTTCKLCDSTPMDLAFLLDGSGSEGNKDFGYQKYFAKLVAGELRIGNNATRIAMATFSTGANKNFDFKNGMSITEVNHNIDKAHYPNGESYTHLGLQYLHDHTFSQRNARYGTKHIAVVLTDGRSNEEDLTKQQAQRLKDSGVLVIAVGIGAGVQMSELKNIASGDKYIVTVDEPKDLDKIHDKVVDILCESHTVFLTTVTTTTSTTLLPTTTTPEPRKVCGPRPADILFLLDSSDSEGADNFAKETDFVRNFANHFYIDPQHNQISVLTFSDDVHNSFWFNTYKSRHDVTHAISNIKYVGAGTNTADAFKFARYQSFSANHGSRTNSTKIAIVITDGRSKDEAATLKEAAGLKSRGVVIISIGVGFGQDDHELKSMASKPNYVFSVSNFDALKTIQRQVIETTCQDHVIHHH